Proteins encoded within one genomic window of Brenneria nigrifluens DSM 30175 = ATCC 13028:
- the araC gene encoding arabinose operon transcriptional regulator AraC, with product MYHRVAHESQSNPLLPGYAFNAYLVAGLTPILADGPLDFFIDRPDGMKGYIINLTIKGQGQVFAGDDAFYCNPGDLLLFPPKSTHFYGRSPDSDCWYHRWVYFRPRAYWADWLEWHTRHCGVGRLSLPNNPLLLEFDRLFANIEQTQRSGRRFSQELGMNLLERLLLRAMEEDPQSPQKIIDPRIIEACQFITGNLAGELRIDEVARHVCLSPSRLAHLFREQVGINILRWREDQRVIRAKLLLQTTQESIANIGRVVGYDDQLYFSRVFRKRVGVSPSDFRRRSSEINYPAAKTPETTPWEDRTTKIAGR from the coding sequence ATGTATCACCGTGTGGCGCATGAATCCCAGTCTAATCCGTTACTGCCGGGTTACGCATTTAACGCCTACCTGGTCGCCGGATTGACGCCGATCCTGGCGGATGGTCCGCTCGACTTCTTTATCGATCGTCCTGACGGCATGAAGGGCTACATCATTAATCTCACCATCAAAGGGCAGGGACAGGTTTTTGCCGGTGACGACGCCTTTTATTGCAATCCCGGCGATTTGCTGTTGTTTCCACCCAAATCGACGCATTTTTACGGCCGCTCGCCGGACAGCGACTGCTGGTATCACCGCTGGGTCTATTTCCGCCCGCGGGCCTACTGGGCCGACTGGCTGGAATGGCATACCCGGCATTGCGGCGTCGGGCGTCTGAGCCTGCCAAATAACCCGCTGTTGCTGGAGTTCGATCGCCTGTTCGCCAATATTGAACAGACGCAGCGTTCAGGGCGGCGCTTCTCGCAAGAGTTGGGGATGAACCTGCTTGAGCGCTTGCTGTTAAGGGCGATGGAAGAAGATCCGCAGAGCCCGCAAAAAATCATCGACCCGCGCATCATCGAAGCCTGCCAGTTTATCACCGGCAATCTGGCGGGAGAGTTGCGTATCGACGAGGTGGCCCGGCACGTCTGCCTGTCGCCGTCGCGGCTGGCGCACCTGTTTCGCGAGCAGGTCGGCATCAATATTTTGCGCTGGCGGGAAGATCAGCGGGTGATCCGCGCTAAGCTACTGTTGCAAACCACGCAGGAGTCCATCGCCAATATCGGGCGGGTGGTCGGCTATGACGACCAGCTCTATTTTTCACGAGTGTTCCGTAAACGTGTGGGCGTCAGCCCGAGCGATTTCCGCCGCCGCAGCAGCGAAATCAACTATCCCGCGGCGAAAACGCCGGAAACGACGCCGTGGGAGGACCGAACGACAAAAATCGCCGGGAGGTAG
- the araH gene encoding L-arabinose ABC transporter permease AraH, translating to MPTSKILPSNEDAATTPEKGKAGSGISRIWDNYGMLVVFAVLFLGCAIFVPNFASFINMKGLGLAISMSGMVACGMLFCLASGDFDLSVASIIACAGVTTAVAINITQSLWLGVGAGLLLGVAFGLLNGFIIARLRINALITTLATMQIARGLAYIISDGKAVGIEDERFFALGYANWLGLPAPIWITAICMILFGLLLNKTTFGRNTLAIGGNEEAARLAGVPVVRTKIIIFALSGLVSAAAGIILASRMTSGQPMTSIGYELIVISACVLGGVSLKGGIGKISYVVAGVLILGTVENAMNLLNISPFSQYVVRGLILLTAVIFDRYKQLAKKTL from the coding sequence ATGCCAACAAGTAAAATTCTGCCGTCCAATGAGGATGCGGCGACGACCCCGGAGAAGGGGAAAGCCGGTTCCGGGATATCCCGCATTTGGGATAACTACGGCATGCTGGTGGTTTTTGCCGTACTGTTTCTGGGGTGCGCGATTTTTGTGCCCAATTTCGCAAGTTTTATCAATATGAAAGGTCTGGGACTGGCGATATCCATGTCCGGCATGGTGGCCTGCGGCATGTTGTTTTGCCTGGCTTCCGGAGATTTTGACCTTTCCGTCGCCTCGATTATCGCCTGCGCCGGCGTGACCACGGCGGTGGCGATCAATATCACGCAAAGCCTGTGGCTGGGCGTGGGCGCCGGACTGTTGCTGGGCGTGGCGTTCGGCCTGCTTAACGGCTTTATCATCGCCCGGCTCAGGATCAACGCGCTGATCACCACGCTGGCCACGATGCAGATCGCCCGCGGACTGGCTTATATTATCTCGGACGGTAAAGCGGTCGGCATTGAAGACGAACGTTTCTTTGCGCTGGGCTACGCCAACTGGCTGGGGCTGCCGGCGCCCATCTGGATCACCGCGATCTGCATGATCCTCTTCGGGCTGTTGCTGAATAAAACCACTTTCGGGCGCAATACGCTGGCGATCGGCGGAAATGAAGAAGCCGCGCGTCTGGCGGGGGTGCCGGTGGTGCGCACCAAAATCATCATCTTCGCGCTTTCCGGTCTGGTCTCCGCGGCGGCGGGCATTATTCTGGCATCGCGCATGACCAGCGGCCAGCCGATGACCTCCATCGGTTATGAACTGATCGTGATTTCCGCCTGCGTGCTGGGCGGCGTGTCGTTAAAAGGCGGCATCGGCAAGATTTCCTACGTCGTCGCCGGGGTGCTGATTTTGGGGACGGTGGAAAATGCGATGAACCTGTTGAATATTTCGCCGTTTTCGCAATACGTGGTGCGCGGTTTGATTCTGCTGACGGCGGTGATTTTCGACCGCTACAAACAGCTGGCCAAGAAGACCCTGTAA